The proteins below come from a single Bactrocera tryoni isolate S06 unplaced genomic scaffold, CSIRO_BtryS06_freeze2 scaffold_25, whole genome shotgun sequence genomic window:
- the LOC120780370 gene encoding cyclin-dependent kinase inhibitor 1C-like produces the protein MDVDTPVANTSAARAATSVPRNGPAPAPRTVVATAPAAAPATTPATAPATTPVPVPVTAPAAVSAPASRGGTRPPPITSRTSEIRQIRPHHTLLHRSAAREVNRLPIQRGRIPRSQSATRGASHRRGTSFRHRQPGPPPRRSTGLSSVVATLQQLQRRLG, from the exons ATGGATGTAGATACGCCAGTTGCAAATACGTCAGCCGCTCGGGCGGCAACCAGTGTGCCACGCAACGGGCCTGCACCAGCGCCCCGAACGGTAGTTGCAACAGCACCGGCTGCTGCTCCGGCAACCACGCCAGCAACTGCACCGGCAACAACGCCGGTACCTGTACCGGTAACCGCGCCTGCAGCGGTATCTGCACCCGCGTCTCGTGGTGGCACCCGACCACCACCGATCACATCGAGGACTTCGGAGATCCGTCAGATAAG gccgcatcacacgctgctacatCGCAGCGCGGCACGCGAGGTGAATCGGCTACCCATCCAGCGCGGCCGCATACCCCGCTCCCAATCCGCAACTCGTGGCGCATCCCATCGACGCGGAACCTCTTTTCGGCATCGACAGCCTGGGCCACCACCTCGTCGGTCTACTGGGCTGAGCAGCGTTGTGGCtacgctgcaacagctgcagcgccGTTTAGGCTAA